The Medicago truncatula cultivar Jemalong A17 chromosome 4, MtrunA17r5.0-ANR, whole genome shotgun sequence genome includes a region encoding these proteins:
- the LOC11440631 gene encoding ENHANCER OF AG-4 protein 2 yields MPPARRRGANKAKENGHLRLGDLVLAKVKGFPAWPAKISRPEDWEKAVDPKKYFVQFFGTNEIAFVAPTDIQVFTSEYKSKLSARLHGKTKYFTQAVKEICAAFDEFQNQKTSGDDTDDSRIGSEAPTVDEAVGNSKDTTDAVTSNAEKDNIYVSNAGSDSEDCLQKTRERGSLDEQVTESGRPNDSSSVSSPLVKSKLSTGSEIKKNSSKPTLKSASNVNDFGQHDNGNSVLTNGSTPRKLVTGSKRRLEVADDRNKNGGSSAGTILKVGSSTGSADLFRSGATFKIGKKGKDASAVKSDSPDTLKPDLNGNTGEKGKNLISKNTSLEVKNELHEIMSDAKEAGGKNSSMGKKNQVHTKHNVGANESLHATKKLKRMDAKDDSTSGHIPKDVKSTLPCSTFVEDKSSKMFELKRSTSNSKAEKSSGRELPPTIKHHSQVQKTMPDSDRIASDEKKDWSNLKLKGDMKNVMTKQVQKKRKAVCLYEDDDKPKTPVHGGAAKNSKSPFASDVKKGNNAHSEKSDTARLALRNSGEFVDAHLKESSSQLHSHTSSIKPPQKEKADEVITVHVPHSHDKLDSKQFPSKAAKVSSASPVKSPQAVPAITKSNAERSKSSKSLLKASSIATPKKADNGSSKSSHNLSSSQNQVSAHKKKPASSAEVSKTTPKTLPQAVDIPVSAVDFKEPDALHVDRLEEGMEERSNMKNLIAAAQAKWKKAHSQYLSSDIHHVQGETPSPSTLQPFLSVSSNFAHADVQGVHEHTTSVSPPTNEYHSASQNQLDADEIEERRVSSVQRGPGGSLSGGTEAGVARDAFEGMIETLSRTKESIGRATRLAIDCAKYGIANEVVELLIRKLENETSFHRKVDLFFLVDSITQCSHSQKGIAGASYIPTVQAALPRLLGAAAPPGASARENRRQCHKVLRLWLERKILPESVIRHYMDEIGVSNDDITVSFSFRRPSRAERSVDDPIREMEGMLVDEYGSNATFQLPGFLSCHAFDEDEDEEDLPINSCTDMYGTSPVDPTPKFGGSETDTVTPNDKRHCILEDVDGELEMEDVSGHPKDEKPVYLDSSVETDMLLQSSNRNLDPTSDIAEDILATPEGSIPLPLDSPPPTPPLPSSPPPPPPPSSPSPPPPPPPPPILQPLPLSLPSSAPPVSLVPQSSGLARPSHVSQSLMPPQSYQSSPKLGYQQNVPHDFSRQLEYGQNDLYINAQVHQPNHQYQQGNTPYVQRHTHPAPPQNPSNQFSYTNQTVQQHLPHTFHPPFPLPSLPDNLRQFVSDEQRRMSSTNNQHQNVVWRGINPTGPPFGQEGFRPPLERPPLSNVGFHRAVSSTLPSAPVPGHGVPQMLPGRPDITTVSWRPT; encoded by the exons ATGCCTCCCGCGCGTCGACGCGGAGCGAACAAAGCCAAAGAGAACGGACACTTGCGGTTAGGCGATCTTGTCCTTGCTAAGGTTAAGGGCTTCCCTGCTTGGCCTGCCAAG ATAAGTAGGCCTGAAGATTGGGAGAAAGCTGTTGATCCGAAGAAATATTTTGTTCAATTCTTTGGCACCAATGAGAT AGCTTTTGTTGCACCCACAGATATTCAGGTATTTACAAGTGAGTATAAAAGTAAGTTGTCTGCTCGGCTTCATGGCAAGACAAAGTACTTTACCCAAGCTGTGAAGGAAATATGTGCAGCTTTTGATGagtttcagaatcagaagacTAGTGGCGACGACACGGATGATTCTCGGATTGGTTCAGAAGCTCCTACTGTTGATGAGGCAGTGGGTAATTCAAAGGATACCACTGATGCTGTGACATCTAATGCTGAAAAGGATAATATCTATGTGAGTAATGCTGGCTCCGATTCGGAGGACTGTTTGCAAAAAACCAGAGAGAGGGGTAGCCTAGATGAACAGGTCACTGAGTCTGGCCGTCCAAATGACAGTTCTTCTGTTTCATCACCTTTAGTCAAAAGTAAATTATCCACTGGATCAGAGATAAAGAAGAATTCTAGCAAACCCACCCTTAAAAGTGCAAGTAATGTTAATGATTTTGGGCAACATGATAACGGAAATAGTGTCTTAACAAATGGGAGTACGCCAAGAAAGCTTGTTACTGGTTCAAAGAGGAGACTTGAAGTTGCAGATGATAGAAATAAAAATGGTGGATCTTCTGCTGGAACAATTTTGAAGGTGGGAAGCTCTACTGGCAGCGCTGATCTTTTCAGGTCGGGGGCGACATTTAAAATaggaaagaaaggaaaagatgCATCTGCTGTTAAATCAGATTCTCCAGACACTCTTAAACCAGACTTGAATGGTAATACTGGAGAAAAAGGTAAGAACTTGATTTCAAAAAACACAAGTCTTGAGGTAAAAAATGAATTACACGAGATCATGTCTGATGCCAAGGAGGCTGGTGGCAAAAATTCAAGCATGGGAAAGAAGAACCAAGTTCATACGAAGCATAATGTGGGAGCAAATGAATCCTTACATGCTACGAAGAAGTTGAAACGCATGGATGCTAAAGATGATTCAACTTCAGGGCACATCCCAAAAGATGTGAAAAGTACTTTGCCTTGCTCTACTTTCGTTGAagataaatcatctaaaatgtTCGAGTTGAAAAGGTCCACATCAAATTCAAAAGCAGAAAAAAGCTCTGGCCGTGAGTTGCCACCTACAATCAAACATCATAGCCAAGTTCAGAAAACTATGCCTGATTCTGATAGAATTGCTTCTGATGAGAAAAAAGATTGGAGTAATCTTAAACTGAAAGGTGATATGAAGAATGTTATGACAAAACAAGTACAGAAGAAACGTAAAGCTGTTTGCCTTTATGAAGACGATGATAAACCTAAAACTCCTGTTCATGGAGGAGCTGCAAAAAATAGCAAGTCACCTTTTGCTTCAGATGTCAAGAAGGGCAATAATGCACATTCTGAAAAATCTGATACTGCTCGTCTGGCTCTCAGAAATTCTGGTGAATTTGTGGACGCTCACTTGAAAGAGTCGTCTTCTCAATTACATAGTCATACATCATCAATTAAGCCCCCCCAAAAAGAGAAAGCTGATGAAGTCATTACTGTGCATGTTCCTCATAGTCATGATAAGTTAGATTCAAAGCAGTTTCCTTCTAAGGCGGCAAAAGTAAGCTCTGCCTCTCCAGTAAAATCACCTCAGGCAGTTCCCGCAATAACCAAGTCAAATGCTGAGCGGAGTAAATCTTCCAAATCTTTGCTTAAAGCTTCCAGCATTGCTACTCCAAAGAAAGCTGATAATGGGTCTTCAAAATCTTCACATAACCTCAGCTCTTCTCAGAACCAGGTTTCTGCTCATAAGAAGAAGCCGGCATCTTCAGCTGAAGTTTCTAAGACTACTCCAAAGACATTGCCTCAGGCAGTTGACATTCCTGTGTCAGCAGTAGATTTTAAGGAGCCTGATGCACTACATGTTGATAG ATTGGAAGAGGGTATGGAAGAAAGAAGTAATATGAAGAATCTTATTGCAGCTGCCCAGGCAAAATGGAAAAAAGCTCATTCTCAATATCTTTCTTCTGATATTCACCACGTTCAGGGAGAGACTCCTAGCCCCTCCACACTACAGCCATTTCTGTCTGTCTCAAGTAACTTTGCACATGCAGATGTGCAGGGAGTTCATGAGCACACCACTTCGGTTTCTCCTCCAACTAACGAGTATCACTCTGCATCTCAAAATCAGCTCGATGCTGATGAAATTGAGGAGAGAAGGGTCAGTTCAGTGCAAAGGGGTCCTGGAGGCTCTCTCAGTGGTGGTACGGAGGCTGGTGTTGCTCGTGATGCTTTTGAAGGAATGATTGAAACTTTGTCAAGGACCAAGGAAAGCATTGGGCGTGCAACGCGTCTTGCCATAGACTGTGCTAAGTATGGCATTGCCAACGAG GTTGTTGAACTTCTCATTCGGAAATTGGAAAATGAAACTAGTTTTCATCGCAAAGTggatttgttttttcttgttgATTCTATCACCCAGTGTTCACATAGTCAAAAAG GAATTGCTGGAGCTTCTTACATCCCTACAGTTCAAGCAGCGCTGCCACGTCTTCTAGGTGCTGCTGCTCCCCCTGGAGCTAGTGCCCGTGAAAATCGTCGTCAATGTCACAag GTTTTGAGGTTGTGGCTTGAGAGGAAAATTTTGCCTGAGTCCGTTATTCGCCATTACATGGATGAAATTGGGGTTTCAAATGATGATATCACAGTTAGCTTTTCCTTCAGACGTCCATCTCGTGCTGAGCGATCTGTGGATGACCCAATTAGAGAAATGGAAGGCATGCTTGTTGATGAATATGGAAG TAATGCAACATTTCAGCTGCCTGGCTTTTTGTCTTGCCATGCatttgatgaagatgaggaCGAAGAAGATTTACCAATCAATTCATGTACAGATATGTATGGTACATCTCCAGTAGATCCCACACCCAAGTTTGGAGGATCAGAAACCGACACTGTGACCCCAAATGACAAGCGCCATTGTATCTTGGAGGATGTGGATGGTGAGCTAGAAATGGAAGATGTTTCAGGTCACCCAAAGGATGAGAAACCTGTATATTTGGACAGTTCTGTCGAAACTGATATGCTTCTTCAGAGCTCAAATAGGAATTTAGACCCAACTTCAGATATTGCAGAAGACATATTGGCTACTCCTGAGGGTTCCATTCCATTACCTCTTGATTCACCTCCTCCAACCCCACCTTTGCCTTCTTCACCACCTCCACCTCCTCCTCCATCATCTCCATCTCCtcccccaccaccaccaccacctccaatATTGCAACCATTGCCTCTTTCTTTACCATCCTCAGCCCCACCAGTATCATTGGTTCCTCAATCGTCTGGACTGGCTCGGCCTTCACATGTCTCCCAATCATTAATGCCACCTCAGTCCTATCAGTCATCCCCAAAGTTGGGGTATCAGCAGAATGTACCTCATGACTTCAGTAGACAATTAGAATACGGACAGAATGATTTGTATATAAATGCCCAAGTTCATCAACCTAACCATCAGTATCAGCAGGGTAACACCCCATATGTTCAGAGACATACACATCCTGCCCCACCCCAAAATCCATCAAATCAGTTTTCATATACAAATCAGACAGTTCAGCAACACCTTCCACATACATTCCATCCTCCATTTCCTTTACCATCTCTTCCAGATAACCTAAGGCAATTTGTTAGTGATGAGCAAAGGAGAATGTCATCGACAAACAATCAACATCAAAATGTTGTATGGAGAGGGATAAATCCTACAGGCCCTCCCTTTGGGCAAGAAG GTTTCCGACCACCACTTGAAAGGCCTCCATTAAGCAATGTAGGTTTTCATCGAGCAGTTTCAAGCACCCTACCTAGTGCACCAGTACCAG GACATGGTGTTCCTCAGATGTTGCCTGGCAGGCCAGACATTACTACTGTTAGTTGGAGACCCACTTGA